TGACATAGAGAGTTGTCTATTCATAGTATGAGGCTAGTTTAACGTCTCTCTCCATTGAAACATGTGGTTGACGTCAACAAACCTACTTACAAAATAGATTACAATAATGAGATgcatccaccaatccaaagaaatggTAGGTCGTTGCTCGACAGCCCGTCGTGCggctttgtggacaacgactctcattgttagggcggagagacatgtatcttgtcagtatatccataatctttggttTAATGACGCTtttaattttattattattatttttttacataagtTCCGGGTAGCACGGTTTCCGTTTGGTCCGGGGAATGTTGATAGTGGGACACCATCTGCATTTGTGCAGAAACTAGCTATCTCATACACATGTTTACTTATTTCAAGCGTTTTATCCACAGAACTACACTAACTAACATAAATGAGTTGTAAAGGAGACTCAAATGACTCTCCTTCCAAACGCAAAGTGGTGTATGTCTATAGTCCTCAATACACCGAGACATGCGACTCGCTATCAAAAGTCCCCAACCGGGTGAGTTGAATGGgaacgctaacgttagctagctatggaTGTTCGCCAGAGAGGCAATACTTTGGTCATTATTTACAAGTACTGAACGATTTTTTTTACTCCGTGTCTCTAGGCAAGTATGGTGCATTCACTCATAGAAGCTTATGGTTTACTTCAACACATGAGGTAAGTTAACTTTTAATGTTTGTCAAAAATAAGGGAttgagctagctagctctggCAGGGCGTTGTTCTGTTGCCCTCCACTCTCGCACTGGGTAAGTTTGTTTAATGATTGACTAGACTGTAGAATGCTGTATGCAGTGCACCTGGTGTCATTTCTCCAAAATACGAAACAAACAACTTTTACCCCCAGTCTAGCGCTGGCCAACGCGCATTATATTCGCATGCAGCTCTAAGTGCAGAACGCATGCGTATGGACCAGAGCTAGTGCGCTGTCTAACTATGTTGGCTAATGTTAACTAAGCCATTTCCTTTATTTAACAAACTGAACTTGGTACTTGTTTTACCTACATTATATGGACGTTTGAGAAGTTATAGCTATTATTTTAGGTTAGAATAAACTAACTagttaaatagctaacgttaccaTCCTGCTCCAATGCCAGTACCACATTCTGAGCTCTATCTACAGTTCTCGAACATTATGGATTAGAATCCTGTAAAGTAACTAAATACAAACCTCTAGAACAGTCCATCAGTATCTATAGTCCATTCATTCTTTCAGTGTTGTGAAACCCCGTGTTGCGACCATTGAGGAGATGGCCAAGTTCCACACAGACGCCTACCTGGAGCACCTCCACAAAATCAGCCAGGATGGAGACAATGATGACCCCCAGTCCGGGGACTTTGGCCTGggtaagaggagagggaagagcagGCTCTCTTTTACTTACTTTGACACACGTCAATCAAtccaatgtatttataaagcccctttTTATATAAGCAGTTGACAccaagtgcttatacagaaacccagcctaaaatgccaaagagcaagcaatgcagaagtaGAAGCACagaggctaggaaaaactcagtagaaaggcagaaacctagaggaaacaggctctgaggggtggccagtcctcttcatggctgtgctgggtggagattaaaagagtacatggccattaaggctatATAGtttttcaagatgttcaaacgttaatagatgaccagcagggtcaagagaggaggggattgagagaggggggggggggtgtgagggggagagaggtatgtacatagtcaatggtaggcttcgaggggacttcTACAGTAGATaaacctatagctcatctcttggcagtagtactgtagactactttaccgCTGACCTCAACCGAGAGTCTCTGAGcgttcagtcagcccactgacacccttaacagatcacagcaaaatcacagtctacttaaacagagcaatactcagtcatgaggcatcaaagccaaaggaacggaataatattaagaaatgctatagatgggaggaaagtagtgtagaaacTTACCAAAAAAcgattaggcaacaacaaattcaatcccttctagacaatttcctggacaaaatgtttccctCTAAGAGTGAATATATATGTATAAAACCTAAACCGCTCCCGAGTGGTGcgttggtctaaggcactgcatcgctgtgccactagagattctggattttgagtccaggctcttatttgaaatgtttctgaaaaatcccctatggggaaaaatgaatggtagaaaagcaattggaaccatttccctgtttgaccccTAGGTTTTATGGGgatatgacacctccactgtgggggtctataaggaggcctgcgtcttgtgaccgtagcgtacctATAGGTATGAATGACAGGACCAAATTGGAGAGATGTAGGAATatgtccatgtaatgctttgtaggttaacagtaaaacttttAAATCAATGACTGAGAGGGAAGTGGGAGAGTACATTCATGCAATGGTGTTATGCTAGCAGTAGAGGGTGCTCTAAATCTGGAAAAGAAAACGACACACCACCTGGCGAAAGGTTTACCCGGCTGTGGCAATACATTAATATGGTTACATAATCAATTTACATTAGAAAACCTCCATTGATGCTTAAATATATACAAATGACAGATTGGCATTCCTACTGACAGAAGACACTATATGTGTCTGTCAGAATTAAGACTTGGACCAAGGGTGAATCTCAATAGTTTTTCCTTTATTGTATTGGTTCCCtgcgtcctctctccttgtctcctcaaAGCCCATTGGCGCAGAAGATCTTATGTgttttgagagggaggtgaggacaTGAGGAATCAAGGAACTAGAATCTAGATTCTCCCTAGGTCAGCATGTTATCAACACTCCAGGGCTGTGGGTGGGAGACAGGAAAGATGCAACCCCTTTCTGTTGTTATTTAATGGGTTAACACTCTTCTGCTAACCTTTCTATTCTAAAAACGTCTTAATCTCACCTTATCTCCATCTTTCCATTGATCCCTCCCTTCACCACCTTTCCTTTTCATTGTCTCTATTTATCTTCTGCTTCCTCCCTTTGTTTCTCCTCCACAGCTCTGTCTggttctttctctcgctctctctctccatattatgtctatatacagtgttgtaacgatgtgcaaatagttaagtaCAAAAGCGAAAATATATATGGGttctatttacaatggtgtttgttcttcactggttgcccttttcttgtgtgTACAGTTCACAAATATTGCTgcggtgatggcacactgtggtatttcacccagtagatatgggagtttatcataatTGGGTGTGTTTTCAAATtccttgtgggtctgtgtaatctgagggaaatatgtctctctaatatggtcaaacattttggcaggaggttaggaagtgcagctcagtttccacctcattttgtgggcagtgtgcacgtagcccgtcttctcttgagagccaggtctgcctacggcggcctttctcaatagcaaggctatgctcatggagtctgtacatagtgaaagctttccttaagtttgggtcagtcacagtggtcaggtattctgccactctgtactcgctgtttagggccaaatatcattctagtttgctctgtttttgtgtcaagtaattatctttttgtttctcatgatttggttgggtttaattcttgctgtcctggggctctgtggggtctgtttgtgaacagagccccaggaccagcttgcttaggggactcttctccaggttcatctctctgtaggtgatggctttgttattgaaagtttgggaatcgctttcttttaggtggttgtagaatttaacgtcgcttttctggattttgataattagcgttatcggcctaattctgctctacatGCTTTATTTGATGTTtcacgttgtacacggaggatatctttgcagaattctgcatgcagactctcaatttggtgtttctcccattttgtgaattcttggttgttgagcggaccccagaccttacAACCATAAacggcaatgggttctataactgattaaagtatttttagccagatcctaattggtatgtcagatttgatgttccttttgatggcatagaaggcccttcttaccTTGTCTcttagatcgttcacagctttgtggaagttacctgtggcgctgatgtttaggccgaggtatgtattgttttttttgtgtgctctagggcagtggttcccaaacgtttaatgtcccgtaccccttcaaacattcaacctccagctgcgtaccccctctagcaccagggtcagtgccctctcaaatgttgttttttgccgtcattgtaagcctgccacacacacacacacactatacgatacatttattactCATAAGAATGAATGAGTGTATGTTTGTCACAACCCGACTCATGGGAAGTGatagagctcttataggaccagggcacaaatgataataataatcaatagttttgctctttatttagccatccaTAAACTTTATTTGTtaattgaaaattgtgaataactcaccacaagttaatgagaagggtgtgcttgaaaggatgcacatgaCTTTGCAATGTTGGGTTATATTGGTGAGAGTCTTAAATCtttttccacacagtctgtgcctataTTTAGTTTTCATAcgagtgagggccgagaatccactctcacataggtacgtggttgcaaagggcgtcagtgtcttaacagcgcgatttgacaaggcaggatactctgagctcagcccaatccagaaatctgtcagtggcttctgattaaattaactTTTCAcggaaccgcttgttgcaatttcgatgaggctctcttgttcagatatcggtaagtcttgcactgtcagggcaattatttaaaaaaatgaaaaaggtatggaacagttgaaaatctcacgggtagaggacgcaaatgcattttgccccccaggatagggaggaggatggtgagaAGCAACAAAATCCCCAAGAATCACTGAAATAATTGCAGGCTTTGGTGGCGTCTTGGGGTCACCAGGTTTCAAAAAGCACCatcagacgccacctccacatccacaggctctttggaagggttgccagaagaaagtTGTTTCTGACCCCAAGACACAGGAGCaagtgcttggagtttgccaaacgtttTTAAAATTATGACTGGAATAAGgcgctctggtcagatgagaccaaaattgaaaGTTTTGATCAGATACAGCATCGGCATGTTTGGCGTCGAAACAGAGATGcgtacaaggagaggcacctcatacacACGGTGAAATattgaaatatggtggtgggtcagtgatgttttggggctgttttaattccagaggtccaggggaactggttaagattgatggcataCTGAATTCCAACAAGTATCAGGAAACTttggctgacaatctggttgcctctgccagaaggctgggacttggccgtaagtggactttccaacaagacaatgacccaaaacataacTCAaaatccacacagaaatggttgtgacaacaaaatcaatattctgccatggccatctcagtcgccgGATCTCAATCCAATCAATAACCTGTGGGCTGAGTTgaagagggcagttgataagcgcaaacccaagaatgtgaaggatctgcatagaggaatggtccaaagtccctccaaatgtgttccttaaccttgtcaaacatGACAGGAAAATACTCCATGCTGTTATCCATGCCAGAGGTGGTTGCTTTAAGTACTAAAtgagtgccaataattatgaaaccttgattttggtgaaatgtgttttgtattaaataattgtatgattttggttggttccattgaaacattaaagtacagtatttctcatgTTGGTATTGAGTTTCTCtgtaattatattgtttatattcttAAAATTACTGTTTGTGCTTTGCCGGTCAGGGGTGGGAGTACTTTTGGAGCCCACTgcaaatggactgtttgaaaatggtgAAGATTATAAAAAAACGAAATGTGACCCACATTTCAATTTGGCGTACCCTCGACGGGGGGTGCGTACCCCATTTTTGGAATAATTGCTATAGGGCAGCGGTGTCTAGAtgaaatttgtatttgtggtcctgggaaGTGGACCTTTTTTGGGACATCTAGGGCTATTTGCTGCTGTAGgctctccttggttggtgacaggagcaccagatcatcagctaacagtatacatttgacttcagattctagtagggtgaggccgggtgctgcggactgttctagtgccctcaccaattcgttgatatatatgttgaagagggtggggcttaatctgcatccctgtctcaccctgcGGGcccgtggaaagaaatgtgtgtgtgtttagccaattttaaccacacacttgttgttttcccagaagtggttagtctatggattcttcaattacattgagctgatttctgacatgctgttccattttccgtagtgtatttctctctcctctcatatgTTTCCACTTCTTTTGCTTATTTACTTTTCTGTCATttgcttctctctcctccttttgcCAGGTTATGACTGCCCGGTGGTGGAGGGTATCTATGACTATGCTGCAGCGGTCGGTGGTGCCACCTTGACGGCTGCCCAGTGCCTGCTGGACAAGAGGGGTGAGGTGGCGATCAACTGGGCAGGAGGCTGGCACCACGCCAAGAAGTAAGATTAAACTGTGTGAGGTGACCGGACAAGGACCAGGGTGACATGTTGATGAATGTGTTACCGAACCGTTCCTAATAGGAGGACACACTGAATTATGTTAGACATATATGATCGTCTACAAAGAAGGCCTTCTAAGTCATTGAAAAGACAGCAATGCGTTAAGTATTTTCTGCGTCTCTCTCACCTGTCACTTTCGTTCTCtcttcccccgctctctctctcagggatgAGGCATCAGGCTTCTGTTATGTGAATGATGCTGTGCTGGGGATTCTCAAGCTGAGAGAGAAATACGAGAGAGTTCTTTATGTGGATGTGGACCTTCATCATGGAGATGGTACACACACCCCTTTACCCGAACTCTCGCATCTAAATGTGCATTGATATTGTGTAAATATTATCGCCATATGAGTACAGTATGTGGATACAAATGTTTTGCTAAGGTTAATTGTTTTGGTCTGTCAATGAACAAAATCATTGTGTTTTTAGAGAACAATGTAATGTTTCTCAGGTGTGGAAGATGCCTTCAGTTTTACCTCCAAAGTGATGACTGTGTCTCTACACAAGTTCTCCCCCGGATTCTTCCCAGGTCAGTGGCTACACAGAATACAGTACTAACGACCGTTCTACTACAGTTGGAAGTCTTCCTTGTGCGGGCCTCTCATTCCTTTATTTCAGTATTATTGTTTAGCTTAGCACTGGTATTCTCAAGTTTAGGATGTGCATATCACCCTCCTTTTCATCATAAGCTTCCTGTACCCGTGGTCCTTCCTCCTTGGGGGACCGCTTGCATTAAAACTGTAGAACTAAAATCGGTGTCAAATCCGCTAACAATCTGAGAGATCAACAAACTAGTTTGAGAAACATTGATACATAATACTCACACTCTCTCGCTGTCATAGTAACCCTACCATCCTGTTGTAGGTACAGGGGACCTGTGTGACACAGGGATGGGTAAAGGAAGATGGTACGCTGTCAACGTCCCTCTGGATGACGGCATCAAAGACGACAGATATTTCCAAGTCTTCACCAGGTTGTTAAAGCTAGTTACTTTTTATTTACGCTGGTTATGACATAAGATACATGTCATCTTTTAATGGTTAACACTATCAGTAACATCAGAGACATGCTGCATGTCCTCTGCTTTCTCAGTAACGGAGATTTACAGACCTAATAAGCTAGAAGTGCATGTTAGTAGTTTTGTTGATACTCTGCAACCGTTTTTCTTGTTGCAGAACCGTGATATCGTCTTTGTATATCTTGTATGCTATGGAAACAACCATTTTCAAAATCAAATGAAAACATTGTGTTCAGTACATAGTCTTAACTGTTAACCGTCTTATATTATAATTGTTGTGTTAATATTTAACCTCTGTTTTTATGATTGTTGTGCCCATCAGTGTGATGCAGGAAGTGCAGGCTTTGTTTAACCCGGAAGCAGTAGTGATGCAGCTGGGAGCTGACACCATGGCTGGGGACCCCATGTGTTCCTTCAACATGACTCCTGTAGGGGTGGCCCAGTGTCTTTGCCACGTACTAGACTGGCACCTACCCACACTGCTGTTGGGAGGAGGTGAgtctgacaacacacacacaccatggtttCTGTTAGCTGGTAATGGCCGGCTTTGGGctgaaaaaatacattttgaagctGATAAATAAAATGGTAGCCGGCCAAATTGTCTGGGGCTGCATATCATACATGCCAAAATCATGCTTAAGCACCTTTCTCTCACTCCTTGCCCGCTGCCTAACGTCCATGCACCTGCtagtgaggagagggagagatcgagagaggaGCCTTGGGCTACTGTTGATTGTGGTGATGGAAGCCTTTTTCATTAAAGTAAAACAAACGTTAGAGTAGTCCCATAGTGAAAAGCCTACAAGGGGACAAGTTTTAATATTGTAGTGGACAAAGATGAATAGAATGTTGGCGCTGCCAACAGCAGGCTACTGTACAACTCGCTATTCGGGTAGGATGCCTTTTTCCCcccgttattattattttataccaTTGTTGTTATTGTAGGCCTATTTAAACCAGGTCTTTAAATGTACCAAAcgtgttttgtttcattttgttTAGACTTCTTCTTTGGCTTAATTAAGTTTGATCTGTCTTTTTAATTGTCCTCCCTAGGTTAGAATTAGGCCTgttgtaaaaataaatattattaCCATATTGCTGTCATTTGTTGAGTACGGTAGGCACTAGCCTTTCTTGGTAATTGCTgcaatatagcctgttcaacattTTTGAAGGTTTAAGCCAGTTAGCATGCGTTTTGTTTTATTCTGTTGAGACATTTTCTTTGGCCAAATTAAGTTCCAACTGTAATATTGTGGTTGCCGCAATATAATATCCTGCTCATATTTCCCCAATAAACAATTGCTTGACTTTTGATATTAACTTAATGAAGTTTAAACTTTTGCAAAGGTGTGGCTATTAACCTATTATACTGCAGGCCTATTAAATGAAGGCAGTGTGCCCAGCGCACTGAGGTTAGGATTTATTTTGAAGTCTACCAGAATTACTCCTATTatctaacaatataatgcttGTATTCTATTGAAAAAAATATTCTGAGCGAAAAAATGAATGTCTCCGTCCGTACTCCTATATCTGTATAACAGACGCAGTAGCCTATCTGACAaggataaataaatacatgtcgAAGCATGCCGCTGGCATATTttgatctctctcgctctcctagtCCTAAGCTTCTTTTTTATATTTAAAATATTCATATCATACAGTGGATGCCAAAGCTCGTAGGCTTATGCATGCAATGCCCTGATGCATTTAGTGCTCAAATCTCCAACAGCTGACCGTGAGGTGGACAATTATTGTTTAAAGAAAGTAAAATCAAGAAAACAAAAGGTTATAAAGTGTTCTATATGCTACACTTCAAACACATAGTGTTTTTGTCATTTATTATAAGCTGTTTTTAAGGACACGTAAATGTGGTTCATTTGGCCGATATCCTCATTTATTGATGGCGCTGTGTGGGTGGACACCCTTAATGGATTACACACCCAAGGCATATGTATGACCGATACATTTCTCAAATATCCGATAAACAAGAATCGcaatcctaacggaaacccagacACACGCACAGCCCCACACACACCGCCTGAAACCACAGCCGTGTCTACGCCACGTACTAGACTAGCACCTACTCACACTGCTGCTGTGAGGAGGCGGGTCTCATCCGCTCgtacacaccgacacacacacacttacacaaagACAACGGCACACACAAacgtacctacacacacacatctgaaacCACAGCCCAAGCTCCAGACCCCTCAGCCCTGTACCAGATGATACCTGTTAATTACACCAGTACAATGAAGCCTTTTTACTCACTAcaatccctctttttcctccctccct
This is a stretch of genomic DNA from Salvelinus alpinus chromosome 11, SLU_Salpinus.1, whole genome shotgun sequence. It encodes these proteins:
- the hdac8 gene encoding histone deacetylase 8, translating into MSCKGDSNDSPSKRKVVYVYSPQYTETCDSLSKVPNRASMVHSLIEAYGLLQHMSVVKPRVATIEEMAKFHTDAYLEHLHKISQDGDNDDPQSGDFGLGYDCPVVEGIYDYAAAVGGATLTAAQCLLDKRGEVAINWAGGWHHAKKDEASGFCYVNDAVLGILKLREKYERVLYVDVDLHHGDGVEDAFSFTSKVMTVSLHKFSPGFFPGTGDLCDTGMGKGRWYAVNVPLDDGIKDDRYFQVFTSVMQEVQALFNPEAVVMQLGADTMAGDPMCSFNMTPVGVAQCLCHVLDWHLPTLLLGGGGYNLANTARCWTYLTGAVLRQTLASEIPDHEFFTEYGPDYSLEISPSCRPDRNETKQLDKVISTIKGNLKNVV